A segment of the Plasmodium sp. gorilla clade G2 genome assembly, contig: PADLG01_00_60, whole genome shotgun sequence genome:
TGAAATAACAGGGGGCAATGCTGTTCCTCTACATCAGTTGTAATATACAAACTGAAAGCAGTCAATCTACTGATTCTAGAGATAGTGAAGGAAAAGATTCAAGTAAAGGTGATCAATCTCCTCCTGTTATTTctgaagatataaaaaatgaggaAAAAGAAGGGCAGGTATCTGAACGTTCAACTGAAATTAAAGATAACAGAGAATCTGCTCCTTCTACATCAGTTGTTAATATAGATACTGGAAGCAGTCAGTCTTCTAATTCTAGCGATAGTGATTCTACAGTATTAAGTGGTAGAGAACCTAAAGATGTAAATATTCCTACTTATGAAAGtgttaaagaaaatgaagaaggtGAGATTGAAGAAAATGCAAGTTCAAAAAGTATTGAAATTGATCAAGCATCACCTGAGcaaaataatcatattgaTTCATCACAGAATGTAATTAAGGACTCTAATCACCAGGAtaaggaaataataaattccCCTTCtacagaaaaaaatattgaagaaaTTCAACATAAAACATCTGATACTGATGGTCATGAATCTAAAATTGAAAGTGAAATCGAACCAAAGGAGTCAATGGAGGAATCATCTCTTAATAAAAGAGAAATTGAGAATGCAGCTAGGGGTGATCACAAACCTGAATCAGTAGAAAGCGCTGAAATTCCTCAATCTCAGATTCCTAATTCTCATAATGGAGGTACAATTGTTTCTGAGAGTCAGGTTCAGGATTCTTCAGAAAACACTATGAGTACTGAATCTACACATACTGATAACAAGAATTTTAGAACAAGTGTGGATATTCAACCTTCTCTTACTGATGATGAAAAGACTGTATCGTCTGTTGGTGATAGAGATGCTGAAGATAGATCTAATCTTAATAAAGATCCTGAACAAattgaaaagaataaatcTTCTCATTCTGACAGAGAAGATAAAGATATTTCTGAAAATGAGGTTCAGGATTCTTTAGGAGGGACTACGATTATCGAATCTACACCTACTGATAACGAGGATTTAAAAACAAGTGTGCATAATCAACCATCTGTTATTGAGAATGAAACTGTTGAATCGTCTGATGGTGTTGGGGATACCAACGATAGATCTAATCTTAGTACAGACACTGAAcaaattgaaaataatacatcTTCTCATTCTGATATCCACCATTCTAATAAGGAGGGTGGTAGTGGTTCTGAAAATTTGACTCAGGATTCTCCTACAGATCATTGGGAAAGTGTAACTCCCTCTAATATCGACATGGATCCAAAACCAAATGAAGCAAGCCTTATCACACCTGTTGATCAGGTTGATTCTTCGATGGAAAGTGAATTAGAATCTGGAGGTAAAATTGGGGATTTATATAAAGGGGATAAACAAtctgaaaatattttaaataaggATAAGGATGTTGTAGAGATAGAAAAAGCTCCTGATTCTCATGCCAATGAATCTGATACTCATGATGAAGAGGATACAAGACGAGGTATAAGCGATGATAGTAGTACTGTTCATGAAATTGATTCTAAAGAGAATTTACATCAAGAATCATTAATTTCTGAAAAAGGTCATGAAGAaggtaatattaaaaatgagcCAGGTAATGAAGAGGATTCTTCAATTTCTCTTTCCCAAGAAAAGATCAATGATTCTGAAGGAAGAGAAAATATAGAAGATCCTAAGATGTCTGAAAGAggtgatgataatgaaaGTGATATAGGTAATATTGTATCAGTAGATCCTGAGAGCACTATTATTTCTTCTCCAAATGATACAGAAGGAATAAAAAGTTCAGAAGAATTAAAATCTAAAGAATATACTTCTGTAGATCTTAATAATAGGGGTGAAAATAATCAACAAGAAAATTTAGTTTCCAATTCCCCGCAACTTGAACTTGAAAGagaaaaattagaaaatgCTGATAGTTCTCATGAATCTGAGGTATCAAGTATTTCTGAGGTTGGAGAAGCAAGCACAAGATATCATAAAGAAAACAGTGAAACTGATGAAGGAGAAGAAAGTGGAACAAATCCTGAAGAAGGCAGTGTAACAgataaagaacaaaaaagcAGAACAAATCATGAAGGAGACAATGAAACTGATGAAGGAGAAGAAAGGGGAGCAAATCATGAAGAAGGCAGTGTAACAGATAAAGAACAAGAAAGCAGAACAAACAATGAAGAAGACAATGAAAGTGGTGAAGTACAACAAAGCctagaaaataatgaagCCAGTGAAACTCATGAAGAACAAAGTGCTAgtgagaaaataaaattaattgaaCCTACTAGTAATATGGTGCTACCATCTACGTCATTACATGAAagtgataaagaaaaattagaaaaacaTCATGATGAACCTAATACAAATGGAGAGTTAAGCCATACTGATCAAAATACTTCTCAATATAGACCTAGTGAAAGTGAGGAAGTAATGACGAATAAACCTGATCAAATGGAAATGACATCTGAACCATCATCACAATATATTGAAAAGGGAATTGATGTAAGTGATACTACAGAAAATCAACATATTGATGAAGAAAGCAATCATATAATTCCTTTggttaataaaaatagtgaAGGAGATACTGTAACTATTCCTCCTACAAGGACCGTTATGGAATCTGGATCATTAGATTCAAGGAATGAACAAAAAGttgaagaaaatgatgatagACATATTACAGATGACCAGAGGAAAGATGATACTATTGTTAATCCTTCTCCAAATGGATTGAATGAACATGGGGAAATGTCTAATGATTCTATTAAAAGTGAAACTATAACTGAATCATCATTAGCAGAAGATGACCAAATGATTGAAGGAATTCATGGAAAAGgtagtgaaaaaaaaaacattatagATGCACCTCAAGAAAGTAGCATTGAAGTAGGAAAACAAATGGAAGGGCATATGAGTAATGTGAATACACCAGAAGAATTAGCACGAGTTGCAGATGAAAGTAAATtacaagaagaaaaagaaggaaGTAAGGATGATGGGGATAAACGAACTGTTAGTGAAGATACAATAGGTGTCGAAGATCCTAATAGAATAGATGAAAATCAAAATTTGGAGGAAAAGGATGAATCATCAAGTAAAGGAATTACAAATAATTCTTTAGAAGGAAGAGTTGATACTGAGAAAAAGGATGAACCATCAAGTAAAGGAACTACAAATAATTCTTTAGATGGAAGAACTGATGAGGGGGAAAATGAAAAGTTAGATGAAAATCCAGAATCAAACTCTAACAATACAATATCTACTGAACAAATTGAATTGGTTAAGGAAAAAGAAATTCATGAACCTAATGAATTAGATACACATAATGGAGAGCAAGAAGAAATTATTAGAGATGAAATACCTGCTGAAAGAATGGGCGAAGAAAATTCGACTGATAATGAAAAGGAGCAATTAAATCCGGAAGATGAAAGAAATATGAAAgatgaaattattaataaaggGGAAAAGGGAAATTTAgaagaaaatttaaatatttcttctgATACCTTGGAAAATACTACAGGTAAAGAAAAGGTTAAAATAGAACATACTGATTCACCTGAGGAATCAGATTCTGATATGGAAGGAATTTATAAGCATAAAGGAATAGAAAATCAAATTACTGAAATAGAAACAAGATCTGTAGAAAAACATGATATACATATTCCAGAAAATTCAAAAGAAACTCAAGTTGATAATTACAAGGCAGATATGGAAGAAGAAAAGGAcgtaaatataaatcaaatgATTAAAGAATCTGAAAAAGTATCAGAAATAAGTAGTGACACAACTGCATCTCATTCTGAGAAACCTAATGATGAAGAACTACTTGTGAATGTAGTAGATTCAAAAAATGCACAAAAAGAAGGTGATTCAATTCAAACCATTCCTGATGTTTCAAATTCTGAAAATGAGGTGAATAACGATAATACGTTAAGTAAAGATGGTTTTTCTGAAATAGAAAAACCTGTTAGTGAAATAGATGAAAATGCAAAGggattattaaatgaaaaaagaacaGAGGGTGATAATGCGCTAGTTCAAAATAAGATTGAACATGATATACAGAATACAGAAGTTATAGATCAGATTAAAGGCAAAAGAGATtatgaagaagatgaaaaagTTAATTTTGTGAGATTAcctgaaaaaaatgaagaacaaAGAAGTGACGTTACAAAGGGAATTGTTCCTGGTAGTGTTGATGTAATTGAAAAAACGTCACATGAAAGTTTAGATTCTCATGAAAAAAATCAAGAAGAATTAAAAGTGTCTGAAGATATAGAATATCCTGTTGGAACAGATATATCAGGAATTGATAGTGAAACTCGTGATTCAGTTACGATTTATCAAAAACCTACAGATACTTTTGTAGAAAATGTATATGGATTATCACAGGATTATAAATCATTATCTGAGAacgagaaaaaaattatcataaatGAACCAAAGGAAAAATTGCAAAATCTTTTAGGAGGAATGGTTCATGTTttacaaaacaaaaatatagatgATGATCAATCGGGTAGATCATCTATACcattatatgataaagaattagttgatgataaaaatcatttaaatgataattcttataataataatataaataatgaagttCAATGTGAAAAAAATTGTGGACGAAAAGAAAATGTTTCATCATTTGATGATACGGTTACATTAAAAGATGTTAAACAAAATAGGGAAGATACGGAGGAAACAAAATTgatagaaaatgaaaaaatagataATACAAAAGTAAAAGATGGAATTCATATGACATCATATAACAAGCCATCTAATATTTTGGTAcataattatgatgatattaaaaaggaagcaataaaaaatgaagaaaaaaaagatacaGAACAATCCAAGAAAGAAGAGAAAGATGTAAAACATTATGATTCAgagaatgataataataatttaagtaattatacaaaaattaaggaaaatattgaaaagttttataaatatataaaaaatatattgaatttaactgatataaataatgatatagaaaaaaaggaTATGCAAAggtataatttaaataattatactaATATCAAAGGGAATATGcttttttgaatattcaaAAGAATCAGACTATGATAAGAATGAATTATTTCAAAGAGAAAACATATCAGAATATCATAATAGGAGTAATAACAATAAGGAAAGTTcaaatatagataattattattaatagggATGTTAATAAAATACGAGaagatataattaatttatctaaaaagaaaaaaaaaatgtattaatgATACATTCATCTGAATATTGTGAATCTATAATAGGTCTTCCTATTTTATCAAGTAGCATTTCTAAGGATgagataaaatatttatgttgctctattttatattactGTTTAATACATTTTGATAACACTTCTtctgaatattataattgtattacaaatgaaattaatgatccattttataaaatttttcgAGAAGTAACAagtatgataataatatataaataaatatatatatatatatattgttataatattctaTGCATATATTTTCCTACAGATATATCCTATTATAATGGAAAATGGCTCTTAATgttattcctttttattatttttttaatcatGGTTCTAATCAAACggt
Coding sequences within it:
- a CDS encoding erythrocyte binding like protein 1, putative; its protein translation is MLFLYISCNIQTESSQSTDSRDSEGKDSSKGDQSPPVISEDIKNEEKEGQVSERSTEIKDNRESAPSTSVVNIDTGSSQSSNSSDSDSTVLSGREPKDVNIPTYESVKENEEGEIEENASSKSIEIDQASPEQNNHIDSSQNVIKDSNHQDKEIINSPSTEKNIEEIQHKTSDTDGHESKIESEIEPKESMEESSLNKREIENAARGDHKPESVESAEIPQSQIPNSHNGGTIVSESQVQDSSENTMSTESTHTDNKNFRTSVDIQPSLTDDEKTVSSVGDRDAEDRSNLNKDPEQIEKNKSSHSDREDKDISENEVQDSLGGTTIIESTPTDNEDLKTSVHNQPSVIENETVESSDGVGDTNDRSNLSTDTEQIENNTSSHSDIHHSNKEGGSGSENLTQDSPTDHWESVTPSNIDMDPKPNEASLITPVDQVDSSMESELESGGKIGDLYKGDKQSENILNKDKDVVEIEKAPDSHANESDTHDEEDTRRGISDDSSTVHEIDSKENLHQESLISEKGHEEGNIKNEPGNEEDSSISLSQEKINDSEGRENIEDPKMSERGDDNESDIGNIVSVDPESTIISSPNDTEGIKSSEELKSKEYTSVDLNNRGENNQQENLVSNSPQLELEREKLENADSSHESEVSSISEVGEASTRYHKENSETDEGEESGTNPEEGSVTDKEQKSRTNHEGDNETDEGEERGANHEEGSVTDKEQESRTNNEEDNESGEVQQSLENNEASETHEEQSASEKIKLIEPTSNMVLPSTSLHESDKEKLEKHHDEPNTNGELSHTDQNTSQYRPSESEEVMTNKPDQMEMTSEPSSQYIEKGIDVSDTTENQHIDEESNHIIPLVNKNSEGDTVTIPPTRTVMESGSLDSRNEQKVEENDDRHITDDQRKDDTIVNPSPNGLNEHGEMSNDSIKSETITESSLAEDDQMIEGIHGKGSEKKNIIDAPQESSIEVGKQMEGHMSNVNTPEELARVADESKLQEEKEGSKDDGDKRTVSEDTIGVEDPNRIDENQNLEEKDESSSKGITNNSLEGRVDTEKKDEPSSKGTTNNSLDGRTDEGENEKLDENPESNSNNTISTEQIELVKEKEIHEPNELDTHNGEQEEIIRDEIPAERMGEENSTDNEKEQLNPEDERNMKDEIINKGEKGNLEENLNISSDTLENTTGKEKVKIEHTDSPEESDSDMEGIYKHKGIENQITEIETRSVEKHDIHIPENSKETQVDNYKADMEEEKDVNINQMIKESEKVSEISSDTTASHSEKPNDEELLVNVVDSKNAQKEGDSIQTIPDVSNSENEVNNDNTLSKDGFSEIEKPVSEIDENAKGLLNEKRTEGDNALVQNKIEHDIQNTEVIDQIKGKRDYEEDEKVNFVRLPEKNEEQRSDVTKGIVPGSVDVIEKTSHESLDSHEKNQEELKVSEDIEYPVGTDISGIDSETRDSVTIYQKPTDTFVENVYGLSQDYKSLSENEKKIIINEPKEKLQNLLGGMVHVLQNKNIDDDQSGRSSIPLYDKELVDDKNHLNDNSYNNNINNEVQCEKNCGRKENVSSFDDTVTLKDVKQNREDTEETKLIENEKIDNTKVKDGIHMTSYNKPSNILVHNYDDIKKEAIKNEEKKDTEQSKKEEKDVKHYDSENDNNNLSNYTKIKENIEKFYKYIKNILNLTDINNDIEKKDMQRYNLNNYTNIKGNMLF
- a CDS encoding erythrocyte binding like protein 1, putative codes for the protein MIHSSEYCESIIGLPILSSSISKDEIKYLCCSILYYCLIHFDNTSSEYYNCITNEINDPFYKIFREVTNISYYNGKWLLMLFLFIIFLIMVLIKRSEKDTSVMDEVDFMTEKNNDDYHLDREELEKNNSTFYLY